The Fusarium keratoplasticum isolate Fu6.1 chromosome 8, whole genome shotgun sequence genome includes a region encoding these proteins:
- a CDS encoding ZEB2-regulated ABC transporter 1, giving the protein MPASPNPSPAPGEAPMGAPGSIHGSHETVVDMEGIASTAHFTEKPKNASPNEKSSSSSSDDDEDEEGMNEMERRHSIVRDLARQYTQTSMQNFQGDGAALFAADDKDSPLNPQSEKFNARAWAKAVAKTMSEHGSGFRQSGLCFQDMNVFGYGAETDYQKDVGNVWLGIPSAITNLTSPNRGKRRIDILRGFDGVVKAGEMVVVLGPPGSGCSTFLKTISGETNGIYVDDKTYFNYQGVPADEMHNHHSGEAIYTAEVDVHFPMLSVGDTLTFASRARCPQNLPPGVAHNQYSDHFRDVVMAMYGISHTINTRVGDNYIRGVSGGERKRVTIAEATLSNAPFQCWDNSTRGLDSANAIEFCKTLRLQSELFGQTCAVSIYQAPQSAYDLFDKALVLYEGRQIFFGRAEDAKAYFINLGFECPDRQTTPDFLTSMTAPSERIVRPGWENRAPRTPDEFAARWKESREYQLLQNEIDTYKSLYPLNGSSADAFRENKQQTQAKGQRLKSPFTLSYVQQIQLCLWRGFKRLKGSPEVTIFSLIANTSTALIASSLLYNLPETTGSFQNRGIVLFIGVLANAFASALEILTQYAQRPIVEKHTRYAFYHASAEAFSSILVDMPYKILNSIFYNLTLYFMTNLNRTPGAFFFFLFVSFLMVLAMSGIFRTIASVSRTLSQAMVPASILILALVIFAGFVIPVDYMLGWCRWINYLDPVAYAYEALMINEFHNRNFTCNQFVPSAAIPTYADITGTMRACSAVGALPGQDYVNGDAFMNSKYKYYHSHKWRNVGIIIAFVLFFHLTYIAATELIAAKKSKGEVLVFRRGNMPAVSQGKGDAEAAYSGPIKAADKVQNENDNANIQGSTSVFHWNNVCYDIKIKGEPRRILDHVDGWVKPGTLTALMGVSGAGKTTLLDCLADRISMGVITGEMLVDGKIRDSSFQRKTGYVQQQDLHLETSTVREALTFSALLRQPATTPRAEKIAYVDEVIKLLDMEEYADAVVGILGEGLNVEQRKRLTIGVELAAKPPLLLFVDEPTSGLDSQTSWAILDLLEKLSKAGQSILCTIHQPSAMLFQRFDRLLFLAKGGRTIYFGDIGENSETLTSYFEKNGSSACPKGENPAEWMLEVIGAAPGSHSDIDWHQTWKDSPEYQAVQTELQRLKAEGPANSAAHDNDHGAYNEFAAPFWEQLKIATQRVFEQYWRTPSYIYSKAALCISVALFIGLVFLNAPLTMQGLQNQMFAVFNILTIFGQLVQQQMPHFVTQRSLYEVRERPSKAYSWKVFMLSQIIAEIPWNTLMSVLMFVCVYYPVGFDKNAAAAGQTAERGALMWLLFWQFLIFTCTFAHACIAITDTAEAGGNLANVLFMLCLFFCGVLASPDQMPGFWIFMYRVSPFTYLVSAIMATGLANTEVTCAANEYVIFDAPKGQDCATYLADYISAAGGYVLNESATSDCQYCPMKDTNVFLKALSSSYDNRWRDWGIGMVYIVVNIAASLALYWLVRMPKGKKQKQS; this is encoded by the exons AGGCACCCATGGGCGCTCCCGGCTCTATCCACGGCAGCCACGAGACCGTCGTCGACATGGAGGGCATCGCCTCTACCGCACACTTcaccgagaagcccaagaatGCGTCCCCCAATGAAAAgtccagctccagctccagcgacgacgatgaggatgaggagggcatgAACGAGATGGAGCGTCGCCACTCCATTGTTCGTGACCTCGCGAGGCAGTACACCCAGACTTCGATGCAGAACTTTCAGGGTGATGGTGCTGCTCTCTTTgctgccgacgacaaggactCTCCTCTGAACCCTCAGAGCGAAAAGTTCAACGCCAGAGCCTGGGCCAAGGCCGtcgccaagaccatgtcGGAGCACGGCAGCGGTTTCCGTCAGAGCGGCCTCTGCTTCCAGGACATGAACGTGTTTGGCTACGGCGCAGAGACCGATTATCAGAAGGATGTTGGCAACGTCTGGCTCGGCATTCCCAGCGCTATCACCAACCTCACCTCTCCGAACCGCGGCAAGCGACGGATCGACATTCTTCGAGGTTTTGACGGtgttgtcaaggctggtgagATGGTTGTCGTTCTCGGTCCTCCTGGTTCAGGTTGCTCAACTTTCTTGAAGACGATTTCTGGAGAGACCAATGGTATCTATGTTGACGACAAGACCTACTTCAACTACCAGGGTGTTCCGGCCGATGAGATGCACAACCATCACTCGGGAGAAGCTATTTACACCGCTGAGGTCGACGTCCACTTCCCCATGCTCTCAGTTGGCGACACTCTCACCTTTGCCTCTCGCGCGAGATGCCCTCAGAACCTGCCCCCCGGCGTCGCCCACAACCAGTACAGCGACCACTTCAGGGACGTCGTCATGGCTATGTACGGTATCAGccacaccatcaacacccgAGTCGGCGACAACTACATCCGAGGTGTTTCTGGCGGAGAGAGGAAGCGTgtcaccatcgccgaggccacCCTATCTAACGCCCCCTTCCAATGCTGGGATAACTCGACCCGTGGTCTCGACTCGGCCAACGCCATCGAATTCTGCAAGACGTTGAGACTGCAGTCCGAGCTGTTCGGTCAGACCTGCGCCGTCTCCATCTATCAGGCTCCCCAGAGCGCGTACGACCTGTTCGACAAGGCCCTCGTCCTCTACGAAGGCCGACAGATCTTCTTTGGTCGTGCCGAGGACGCCAAGGCCTacttcatcaacctcggcTTCGAGTGCCCCGACCGACAGACAACCCCCGAtttcttgacctcgatgacTGCGCCTTCTGAGCGCATCGTCCGTCCCGGCTGGGAGAACCGAGCCCCCCGTACGCCCGATGAGTTCGCCGCCCGGTGGAAGGAGAGCCGAGAGTATCAGCTCCTGCAGAACGAGATCGACACCTACAAGAGCCTGTACCCCCTCAACGGTTCTAGCGCCGACGCCTTCCGAGAGAACAAGCAGCAGACCCAGGCCAAGGGCCAGCGTCTTAAGTCCCCCTTCACCCTCTCCTACGTGCAGCAGATCCAGCTCTGCCTGTGGCGAGGATTCAAGCGTCTCAAGGGTTCACCCGAGGTCACAATCTTCTCTCTCATCGCCAACACGTCCACCGCTCTCATCGCCTCCTCGCTGCTGTACAACCTCCCTGAGACGACAGGATCCTTCCAAAACAGAGGAATCGTCCTGTTCATCGGTGTTCTCGCCAACGCGTTTGCTAGTGCTCTGGAAATTTTGACCCAATACGCTCAACGGCCCATTGTTGAGAAACACACTCGTTACGCTTTTTACCATGCCTCCGCGGAAGCCTTTTCGTCAATCTTGGTCGACATGCCGTATAAGATTCTTAACAGTATCTTTTATAATCTCACGCTGTACTTCATGACCAACCTGAACCGCACTCCTGGcgctttcttcttcttcctcttcgtctctTTCCTCATGGTCCTGGCCATGTCTGGTATCTTCCGTACTAT TGCCTCCGTCTCTCGAACGCTCTCGCAGGCCATGGTTCCGGCTTCGATCCTgattctcgccctcgtcatctttgccGGCTTCGTCATTCCCGTCGATTACATGCTTGGCTGGTGCCGATGGATCAACTATCTCGACCCTGTCGCTTACGCTTATGAGGCTCTCATGATTAACGAATTCCACAACCGCAACTTTACCTGCAACCAGTTCGTCCCCAGCGCGGCCATCCCCACGTACGCCGACATCACAGGCACCATGCGCGCCTGCTCCGCTGTGGGTGCTCTGCCCGGTCAGGACTATGTCAACGGTGATGCCTTCATGAACTCCAAGTATAAGTACTACCACAGCCACAAGTGGCGCAacgtcggcatcatcatcgctttcgtcctcttcttccatctcacCTACATCGCTGCCACCGAGCTCATCgcggccaagaagtccaagggCGAGGTCCTCGTCTTCCGACGTGGAAACATGCCTGCTGTCTCTCAGGGCAAGGGTGATGCCGAGGCCGCTTATTCCGGTcccatcaaggctgccgacAAGGTCCAAAACGAGAACGACAATGCCAACATTCAGGGTTCCACCAGCGTCTTCCACTGGAACAACGTTTGCTACgacatcaagatcaagggaGAACCGCGACGCATTCTGGACCATGTTGACGGTTGGGTCAAGCCCGGTACCCTGACTGCTCTCATGGGTGTGTCTGGTGCCGGTAAGACTACCCTTCTCGACTGTCTCGCTGATCGTATCTCCATGGGCGTCATCACTGGTGAAATGCTTGTCGATGGCAAGATTCGCGATTCCTCATTCCAGCGTAAAACCGGTTATGTGCAGCAACAGGATCTTCACTTGGAAACCAGCACTGTTCGCGAGGCCCTGACTTTCAGCGCCCTTCTTCGACAGCCTGCCACCACTCCCCGCGCTGAGAAGATTGCCTATGTTgacgaggtcatcaagcTGTTGGATATGGAAGAGTATGCtgacgccgtcgtcggtATCCTTGGTGAGGGTCTCAACGTTGAGCAGCGCAAGCGTCTTACCATTGGTGTTGAGCTCGCTGCCAAGCCTCCTCTGCTGCTGTTTGTTGATGAACCTACTTCTGGACTTGACTCGCAGACCTCTTGGGCtatccttgacctcctcgagaagctctccaagGCCGGACAGTCTATCCTGTGCACCATCCATCAGCCCTCTGCTATGCTCTTCCAACGCTTCGATCGTCTTCTGTTCCTCGCCAAGGGTGGACGCACCATCTACTTTGGCGATATCGGTGAGAACTCTGAGACTCTGACTTCGTATTTCGAGAAGAACGGATCCAGCGCCTGCCCCAAGGGTGAGAACCCTGCCGAGTGGATGCTCGAGGTCATTGGCGCCGCCCCTGGTTCTCACAGCGACATCGACTGGCATCAGACCTGGAAGGACAGCCCCGAGTACCAGGCCGTTCAGACCGAGCTTCAGCGTCTCAAGGCTGAAGGCCCTGCCAACTCTGCTGCCCATGACAACGACCACGGTGCCTACAACGAGTTTGCCGCCCCCTTCTGGGAGCAGCTTAAAATTGCCACCCAGCGAGTCTTTGAGCAGTACTGGCGAACTCCATCGTACATCTactccaaggctgctctgTGTATTTCGGTTGCTCTCTTCATCGGTCTGGTCTTCCTCAACGCCCCCCTGACCATGCAGGGCCTACAGAACCAGATGTtcgccgtcttcaacatcttgaccatctttGGCCAGCTCGTCCAACAGCAGATGCCTCACTTCGTCACCCAACGATCCCTGTACGAGGTTCGCGAGCGCCCATCCAAGGCTTACAGCTGGAAGGTCTTTATGCTGTCTCAGATCATTGCCGAGATCCCCTGGAACACTCTCATGTCGGTCCTGATGTTTGTCTGCGTCTACTACCCTGTTGGCTTCGACAAGAACGCTGCAGCGGCCGGTCAGACTGCTGAGCGCGGTGCTCTCATGTGGCTTCTGTTCTGGCAgttcctcatcttcactTGCACCTTTGCTCACGCCTGTATCGCCATCACTGACACCGCCGAGGCTGGTGGTAACCTTGCCAACGTCCTCTTCATGCTCTGCCTGTTCTTCTGTGGTGTGTTGGCCTCTCCTGATCAGATGCCTggcttctggatcttcatGTATCGTGTCTCCCCCTTCACGTACTTGGTCTCTGCCATCATGGCGACTGGTCTGGCCAACACCGAGGTTACCTGCGCAGCCAACGAATACGTCATCTTTGACGCCCCCAAGGGCCAAGACTGCGCCACTTACCTCGCGGACTACATCTCTGCGGCTGGCGGTTACGTCCTCAACGAGAGCGCCACCTCCGACTGTCAGTACTGCCCTATGAAGGACACCAACGTCTTCCTCAAGGCCCTCAGCTCCAGCTACGACAACCGATGGAGAGACTGGGGTATCGGCATGGTGTACATCGTCGTCAACATTGCGGCGTCGCTGGCCCTGTACTGGCTCGTCCGCATGCCCAAggggaagaagcagaagcagtcGTAG